One bacterium genomic region harbors:
- a CDS encoding thiamine pyrophosphate-dependent enzyme, translating to MPKNLKQYAQVPTRLTGGHRLCPGCGEPTAARQVLMATDKPVVVANATGCFEVSTTIMPYTAWAVPWMHIAFENAAATVSGIEAMYVSQKAQGNIPADADYRFVAFAGDGGTYDIGLQALSGAAERGHQFLYVCLNNEAYMNTGVQRSSASPYGAHTTTSPSGSHSPGKKAFQKDLTAIMAAHDIPYVAQSISGRWRDLTAKAEKAFECGGPAFINVLTPCPLGWIADASESVNLAQLAADCCVWPLYEVENGVWKLTYKPKEKLPIDEYLKKQGRFKHLFKGAEGEAVRAKMQEYVDTKWELLKQKCGEA from the coding sequence ATGCCTAAGAACCTTAAGCAATATGCGCAGGTGCCGACCCGGTTGACCGGCGGCCACCGCCTCTGCCCCGGCTGTGGCGAGCCCACCGCCGCCCGGCAGGTGCTGATGGCGACCGACAAGCCCGTCGTCGTGGCCAATGCCACCGGCTGCTTCGAGGTCTCCACGACCATCATGCCCTACACCGCGTGGGCTGTGCCCTGGATGCACATCGCCTTCGAGAACGCGGCGGCCACCGTCTCGGGCATCGAGGCCATGTACGTGTCCCAGAAGGCCCAGGGGAACATCCCGGCCGATGCCGACTACCGCTTCGTGGCCTTCGCTGGCGACGGCGGGACGTACGACATCGGCCTGCAGGCGCTTTCCGGCGCGGCCGAGCGCGGCCACCAGTTCCTGTATGTGTGCCTCAACAACGAGGCCTACATGAACACGGGTGTGCAACGGTCCAGCGCGAGCCCCTATGGCGCGCACACGACCACGAGCCCGTCCGGCTCGCACTCCCCGGGCAAGAAGGCTTTCCAGAAGGACCTGACCGCGATCATGGCGGCCCATGACATCCCGTACGTGGCCCAGAGCATCTCCGGCCGCTGGCGCGACCTGACGGCCAAGGCTGAGAAGGCCTTCGAGTGCGGCGGGCCGGCCTTCATCAACGTCCTGACCCCCTGCCCGCTGGGCTGGATCGCCGACGCCTCCGAGAGCGTCAACCTCGCGCAGCTCGCCGCCGACTGCTGCGTCTGGCCGCTGTACGAGGTCGAGAACGGTGTGTGGAAGCTCACCTACAAGCCCAAGGAGAAGCTGCCCATTGACGAGTACCTCAAGAAGCAGGGCCGCTTCAAGCATCTGTTCAAGGGCGCCGAGGGCGAGGCCGTCCGCGCCAAGATGCAGGAGTACGTAGACACCAAGTGGGAGCTGCTCAAGCAGAAGTGCGGCGAGGCGTAA
- the porA gene encoding pyruvate ferredoxin oxidoreductase, protein MGKVMPLEGNMAVAEAMRQINPDVVAAYPITPSTEVVQTFARFVADGQVKTNFVAVESEHSAMTACVAAAAAGGRVMNATSANGLALMWEILYIASSLRQPVILTLVNRALSGNINIHCDHSDGMGARDAGWVQIYGENCQEAYDNLIQCTAIGERLDVRLPVMNCLDGFLVSHSYELVEVEDDEAVQAFVGPYKPVKPLLDINDPYTIGPLDLQDFYMEHKRSQWEAYPAAKQAVIEEGKRFGEMFGREYGLMELVDMDDAEIAIVALGSAAGTCKDVVANLRAQGVKAGLLKLRCFRPFPIEEIAEALKGCKAVAVMDRAASYGGGTGPLFPEVAAALMAGGYAVPMLDYIYGLGGRELPPEQIGIVYDDLGKLVGGQKIPTVQWLGVRE, encoded by the coding sequence ATGGGCAAAGTGATGCCGCTTGAGGGCAACATGGCCGTCGCCGAAGCCATGCGGCAGATCAACCCCGATGTCGTGGCGGCGTACCCCATCACGCCGTCTACCGAAGTCGTCCAGACGTTCGCGAGGTTCGTCGCCGACGGGCAAGTCAAGACGAACTTCGTGGCCGTGGAGAGCGAACACTCGGCTATGACCGCCTGCGTCGCGGCCGCGGCCGCCGGCGGGCGCGTCATGAACGCCACCAGCGCCAATGGTCTCGCGCTGATGTGGGAGATCCTGTACATCGCCTCGTCGCTCCGCCAGCCCGTCATTCTCACCCTCGTCAACCGCGCGCTGTCGGGGAACATCAACATCCACTGCGATCACTCCGATGGCATGGGCGCCCGCGACGCCGGCTGGGTGCAGATCTATGGCGAGAACTGCCAGGAAGCCTATGACAACCTGATCCAGTGCACCGCCATCGGCGAGCGCCTCGACGTGCGCCTGCCCGTGATGAACTGCCTCGACGGCTTCCTGGTCAGCCACAGCTACGAGCTGGTCGAGGTCGAGGACGACGAAGCCGTTCAGGCCTTCGTCGGGCCCTACAAGCCGGTCAAGCCCCTGCTCGACATCAACGACCCCTACACCATCGGCCCGCTGGACCTGCAGGACTTCTACATGGAGCACAAGCGGAGCCAGTGGGAAGCCTACCCGGCAGCCAAGCAGGCTGTCATCGAGGAAGGCAAGCGCTTCGGCGAGATGTTCGGCCGCGAGTACGGCCTGATGGAACTGGTCGACATGGACGATGCCGAGATAGCCATCGTGGCGCTAGGGTCGGCGGCCGGGACATGCAAGGACGTCGTGGCGAACCTGCGGGCCCAGGGCGTGAAGGCCGGGCTGCTGAAGCTGCGCTGCTTCCGCCCGTTCCCGATCGAGGAGATCGCTGAGGCCCTCAAGGGCTGCAAGGCCGTGGCCGTGATGGATCGCGCCGCCAGCTATGGCGGCGGCACGGGCCCGCTCTTCCCCGAAGTAGCCGCGGCGCTGATGGCCGGCGGGTACGCCGTGCCGATGCTCGACTACATCTACGGCCTCGGCGGGCGCGAGCTTCCGCCCGAGCAGATCGGCATCGTGTATGACGATCTGGGCAAGCTCGTCGGCGGGCAGAAGATCCCGACGGTGCAGTGGCTGGGCGTGCGGGAGTAG
- a CDS encoding ferredoxin — MSHYLPDTKWHEMEKGGVIPQAGNAAEYDVGGWRNERPVKDNECCIDCFFCWAYCPDNAIEMVDGKVKGGGIVLQHCKGCGICAKVCPKSCIKMISEVEAQGAQ; from the coding sequence ATGAGTCACTATCTCCCCGACACCAAGTGGCACGAGATGGAGAAGGGCGGCGTCATTCCCCAGGCCGGGAACGCCGCGGAGTATGACGTGGGCGGCTGGCGCAACGAGCGCCCCGTCAAGGACAACGAGTGCTGCATTGACTGCTTCTTCTGCTGGGCGTACTGCCCCGACAATGCCATCGAGATGGTAGACGGCAAGGTCAAGGGCGGCGGCATTGTGTTGCAGCACTGCAAGGGCTGCGGCATCTGCGCCAAGGTCTGCCCCAAGAGCTGCATCAAGATGATCTCGGAAGTGGAAGCCCAGGGGGCACAGTAG
- a CDS encoding 2-oxoacid:acceptor oxidoreductase family protein: MAKLTEVRWHGRGGQGAKTAGYILAIASAEAGWNIQAFPDYGAERRGAPMRSYVRISDAPIRLRSGVKNPAVVVVLDATLLGSEDVTAGAPDDALVIINTNLAPDEVRGQLKNQKVKVATVDATGISQETIGRAIPNTPMLGALAKLTDIVTLDGAKAGARKQLGEKLAPAVIEGNMKAIERAYEEVQVG, translated from the coding sequence ATGGCCAAGCTGACCGAGGTACGCTGGCACGGAAGGGGTGGACAGGGCGCCAAGACCGCCGGCTACATTCTGGCCATCGCCTCCGCCGAGGCGGGCTGGAACATCCAGGCCTTCCCCGACTACGGCGCCGAGCGTCGCGGGGCCCCCATGCGGTCCTACGTGCGCATCAGCGATGCGCCGATCCGCCTGCGCTCCGGCGTCAAGAATCCGGCGGTCGTCGTCGTGCTCGACGCTACGCTGCTGGGCAGCGAAGACGTGACCGCCGGCGCCCCCGATGACGCCCTGGTCATCATCAACACCAACCTCGCCCCCGACGAGGTACGCGGCCAACTCAAGAACCAGAAGGTCAAGGTCGCCACGGTGGACGCCACCGGCATCTCCCAGGAGACCATCGGTCGCGCGATCCCCAACACGCCGATGCTCGGCGCCCTGGCCAAGCTGACGGACATCGTCACCCTGGACGGGGCCAAGGCCGGCGCCCGCAAGCAACTGGGCGAGAAGCTCGCCCCGGCGGTCATCGAGGGCAACATGAAGGCCATTGAGCGGGCTTACGAGGAGGTCCAGGTAGGATGA